The nucleotide sequence CGACAGCCACCTCCATGGCTGAAGTAGCCAACGAACTGCTGGGCGAAAACTATGTAATTGCCATCAACTCCCCGATTGAAGTAAAACCGGCAGTAGTCTTGGAAGAACTGCGCAAGGTGGTCAGACAGAATTTTAGTACCAGCGGCTATCTGCTCCTGGTCGATATGGGCTCACTGACCACCTTTGCCGAAGTGATTGAAAAAGAATGCAAGGTCCCGGTGAAAGTATTTCCGCTGACCTCGACACTGCATGTCATCGAAGCCACCAGAAAAGCCCTGCTTGGTTTTTCATTAAGTGAAATCTATAAAGACGTGTTGCTCGTGAACTCTTACATGGATAACAATAAAGCCTCCCTGCCGGTGGAAAGCAAACATAAGATAGCCATTATTACCGCCTGCCTCACCGGCGAGGGCGGCTCGGTGGCCATCAAAAGCTTTTTGAACAACAATTTACGCTATGACAAAGACCTGTTTGAAATCCTTCCGCTAAATTGTCTCGATAAGAAGTTTTTTAAGGAGCAGTTGCTGAGACTGCAGGAAAAGCGGGAAATTTTATTTATTGTTTCCTCATTTTCCGTTGATCTGGCCATTAAACAATACAATATGTATGATGTGATCAGTATGAAAGTCCTGAGTCAATTACAGGAAGCGATTGACAACAAGTCTGCCTTGTTGAAAATGGGCCTGATCTTAAAAGAAAATATCGAAAACTTTGACGGCGAAGAACTATATCACGATATTGTCCATCTGATTCAGCGGATGGAAGGAAAGTTGTCCATCAAGTTCAGCGACGAAAACCTGATTGGTCTGATTTTGCACCTTGGGTTTATGATCAGTCGCTTAAAAAAGGGAAAAGGTTCTGTCAGCTATCTAAACAAAGAAGAGTTTATCCGCTTAAACCGGGATATTTACCAGGTGGTCAAAGAAAACCTTATCTTTTTATATAACAAATATTTTATCGAAATCACCGATAATGAAATTTGCTATATTATCAATTTTTTCCCTAACGTAACGGCTTTGCCGGAAAGCTGAGTGGCAATGGCTCCTTTCCCCCAGCCTAGATAAATGCCAATGGACCTGGAACAGCTTTATTTCTATAAAAATAAAAATCAGCCGGATCATAAGATCCGGCTGATTTTTATCAGATATGTTTTGTTTTGTCTTGAATATAGGCCTGTAATTTTTCTCTAACGGCAGCAATATCGGAATTCTGCGGCAAATAGGACAAAATATCCTCCACATAGCCGCGTTCTTTAATTCTTTGCAAGGTCCAGCCAAAGTTTACATCGTATATCCAGTTCAGCCTCACCAGTTTACGGTCATCCGGTGTCTTGAGATTGGCAAAGTCGGACTGCTTGCCGGAGAGCAAATCCTCGATAAAGCATGAACTGTAGCCTGCCGGCGTAGGCGGCTCCAGATAAGGGGCCAAGACATAATAAATATCCAGCTTATCAGCATCACGAATGAGCTTGCAAAACAATTCCTGCCGATTACTCAGCCCGTCAGGCAAACGAATGGCATTGTGGTACAAAATGGCGGTTTCAAACACTTCTCGGTCATCGCCCAAGACAGCCGCCAATTGTTCTAAACCGGCAATTTCCTGTAAACCAAGCTGTGCGTGATTTATGGACAGGCGGTCATCAAAGGTCCGGTACAGCGTATATTGCTGAAAACGGCCCACATCATGGAACAAGCCGATCAATTCCGCCAGCATGGCATCCCGCGGGGAAAAGCCCAAGTGCTCGGCCAATTGCCGGCAGTACGCCGTTACCCGCAGCGTATGGTCTTCTTTTTGTTTCATATGCAGTTGAATATCCGGATCTTCATTATAGTAAGACCGGACATAGGTCAAGAACCAGTCCCGCAGACCGGCTAACCGAACTTCACACATATAAATCCCTTCCCGTTCTAAAGGTTGGCTGGCAACTGTGCCAACTTTCAATTACCATTGATTATAATGGACCCTTGAGGCAACGAAACGATGGACCGGCTCCTTTCCCTCAAGGGGATATCCGATTGGAAGAATAGCCAGCGGCATAACTTCCGGCGGCAGCCGGAAAAACTGCTGAAAAGCATTGATCCGCTCAGCATGGGGATGAACATTCAGCCAGACACTGCCCAATCCCAGTCCGGTGGCCGCCAATAATATGTTCTCCACGGCGGCCGAACAGTCCTGTACCCAGGTTCCGGGCAATCTTTCCAGCCGTTGATCGCCACAAACCAAAATTGCCATTGGTGCTTCGGTAAAAATTTGCGAGTAAGGTTCTTCAACCGGTATTTGCCGCAATCGCTCCCGGTCATTAATCACTATGAATTGCCATAGTTGCTGATTATCAGCCGAAGGCGCATTCATCGCAGCCTGCAGCAGCAAATGAATCTGTTCCTCGTTCACGGCTTGCTTGGTAT is from Propionispora vibrioides and encodes:
- a CDS encoding HD domain-containing protein is translated as MCEVRLAGLRDWFLTYVRSYYNEDPDIQLHMKQKEDHTLRVTAYCRQLAEHLGFSPRDAMLAELIGLFHDVGRFQQYTLYRTFDDRLSINHAQLGLQEIAGLEQLAAVLGDDREVFETAILYHNAIRLPDGLSNRQELFCKLIRDADKLDIYYVLAPYLEPPTPAGYSSCFIEDLLSGKQSDFANLKTPDDRKLVRLNWIYDVNFGWTLQRIKERGYVEDILSYLPQNSDIAAVREKLQAYIQDKTKHI
- a CDS encoding nitroreductase family protein encodes the protein MDFIFRRRSIRRYTKQAVNEEQIHLLLQAAMNAPSADNQQLWQFIVINDRERLRQIPVEEPYSQIFTEAPMAILVCGDQRLERLPGTWVQDCSAAVENILLAATGLGLGSVWLNVHPHAERINAFQQFFRLPPEVMPLAILPIGYPLEGKEPVHRFVASRVHYNQW